In the Micromonospora narathiwatensis genome, one interval contains:
- a CDS encoding WhiB family transcriptional regulator: MTRARMPRPHEVAAARRDPRLLRALRERRQDEAWRTRGTCQSVDPETFFPAPNEPADAAVALCRSCDVQGSCLAWALEVGDCHGVWGGTTPRERRAMLVAWRSEVQPDPDAADEAGPPVRDRLLTLVPLS; encoded by the coding sequence TTGACACGGGCGCGTATGCCCCGCCCGCACGAGGTGGCCGCCGCACGGCGAGACCCTCGACTGCTGCGGGCGTTGCGGGAGCGGCGACAGGACGAGGCGTGGCGGACCAGAGGTACCTGCCAGAGCGTGGATCCGGAGACGTTCTTTCCGGCACCCAACGAACCGGCCGACGCGGCCGTGGCGCTCTGCCGCAGTTGTGACGTCCAGGGATCCTGCCTGGCCTGGGCACTTGAGGTGGGTGACTGCCACGGCGTCTGGGGTGGCACCACGCCGCGCGAGCGGCGGGCGATGCTCGTCGCCTGGCGTAGCGAGGTGCAACCGGATCCGGACGCGGCCGACGAGGCCGGTCCGCCGGTCCGCGACCGCCTGCTCACCCTGGTGCCATTGAGCTGA
- a CDS encoding alpha/beta hydrolase family protein → MRQTDEITTPRGPARVDTDLPDGRYSTLLVLGHGAGGDVTAPDLVAVRDAVVAAGVGVIRVTQPYRVAGRRAPAPAGHLDEAWTAVLAALRERHPGLACWVVGGRSSGARVACRTAGAVGAAGIVALAFPLHPPGRPERSRADELATGLPTLVVNGDRDPFGVPEPGPGVDVVVRPGERHDLRIDPAGTAAVVRGWLHDRGWTAA, encoded by the coding sequence GTGCGGCAGACCGACGAGATCACCACGCCCCGCGGTCCGGCCCGGGTCGACACCGACCTGCCGGACGGTCGGTACTCCACCCTGCTGGTGCTCGGCCACGGTGCGGGCGGCGACGTGACCGCCCCGGACCTGGTCGCGGTCCGGGACGCGGTGGTCGCCGCCGGGGTGGGCGTGATCCGGGTGACCCAGCCGTACCGGGTCGCCGGCCGGCGCGCGCCCGCCCCCGCCGGGCACCTCGACGAGGCGTGGACGGCGGTGCTGGCCGCGCTGCGGGAACGCCACCCCGGCCTCGCCTGCTGGGTGGTCGGCGGCCGATCCAGCGGTGCCCGGGTCGCCTGCCGTACGGCCGGCGCCGTCGGCGCGGCCGGCATCGTCGCGCTCGCCTTTCCGCTGCATCCCCCGGGTCGCCCGGAGCGCTCGCGCGCCGACGAACTGGCCACCGGCCTGCCGACCCTGGTGGTCAACGGCGATCGTGACCCGTTCGGCGTCCCGGAACCGGGCCCGGGCGTCGACGTGGTGGTCCGCCCGGGTGAACGGCACGACCTGCGGATCGACCCGGCGGGCACCGCCGCGGTGGTCCGCGGCTGGCTGCACGACCGAGGCTGGACCGCCGCCTGA
- the rsgA gene encoding ribosome small subunit-dependent GTPase A, whose amino-acid sequence MVGDGDRKELTRRGDVLATRRREYDEDDVRVRPGKSSRPRTRTRPRHENAVDGFVIAVDRGRYTCVHPDAGPDAPTVTAMRARELGRKSVVVGDRVGLVGDTSGAPGALARIVRIAERTSVLRRTAEDDATTAEGRLERVVVANADQLVIVSALADPPPRTGFIDRCLVAAYDADIEPLLCLTKADLAGPEAVLDYYTELELPYVLLRPDSALDALRALLAGRVSVLVGHSGVGKSTLVNRLVPEADRAVGTVSAIGRGRHTSTSAVALRLPPLPGPDGDPGWIIDTPGVRSFGLAHVSAESLLHGFPDLVDATVDCPANCPHTGDEADCALDAWVAAGKADPRRLASYRRLLASRSGESDPREPDRNPGDPLAGS is encoded by the coding sequence ATGGTCGGGGATGGTGACCGGAAAGAGCTGACACGACGGGGGGACGTCCTGGCGACCAGGCGGCGGGAGTACGACGAGGACGACGTCCGGGTCCGACCCGGGAAGTCGTCGCGCCCGCGTACGCGTACCCGGCCCCGGCACGAGAACGCGGTCGACGGGTTCGTCATCGCCGTCGACCGGGGCCGCTACACCTGCGTGCATCCCGACGCCGGGCCGGACGCCCCGACCGTCACCGCGATGCGCGCCCGTGAGCTGGGCCGCAAGTCGGTGGTGGTGGGCGACCGGGTCGGGCTGGTCGGCGACACCTCGGGCGCGCCGGGCGCGTTGGCCCGGATCGTCCGGATCGCCGAGCGCACCTCGGTGCTGCGGCGTACCGCCGAGGACGACGCGACCACCGCCGAGGGGCGGCTGGAGCGGGTGGTCGTGGCCAACGCCGACCAGTTGGTGATCGTCAGCGCGCTGGCCGACCCGCCGCCGCGCACCGGGTTCATCGACCGCTGCCTGGTCGCCGCGTACGACGCCGACATCGAGCCGCTGCTCTGCCTGACCAAGGCCGACCTGGCCGGCCCGGAGGCGGTCCTCGACTACTACACCGAGCTGGAGCTGCCGTACGTGCTGCTCCGGCCGGACTCCGCGCTGGACGCGCTGCGCGCGCTGCTCGCCGGGCGGGTGTCGGTGCTGGTCGGGCACTCCGGGGTGGGCAAGTCGACGCTGGTCAACCGCCTCGTCCCGGAGGCCGACCGGGCGGTCGGCACGGTCAGCGCGATCGGCCGGGGTCGGCACACCTCGACCAGCGCGGTGGCGCTGCGGCTGCCCCCGCTCCCGGGTCCCGACGGCGACCCTGGCTGGATCATCGACACCCCCGGGGTACGCAGCTTCGGGCTGGCCCACGTCTCGGCGGAGAGCCTGCTGCACGGCTTCCCCGACCTGGTGGACGCGACGGTCGACTGCCCGGCGAACTGCCCGCACACCGGCGACGAGGCGGACTGCGCGCTGGACGCCTGGGTGGCCGCCGGCAAGGCCGACCCGCGCCGGCTGGCCTCGTACCGCCGGCTGCTCGCCTCCCGGTCCGGCGAGAGCGACCCGCGGGAGCCCGACCGGAATCCCGGCGACCCGCTCGCGGGTTCCTGA
- a CDS encoding SOS response-associated peptidase, giving the protein MCGRYATSRSAGDLSALFESSDETGDAVGPDFNVAPTDPVPLVRLAPEGHRLLSVGRWGLVPHWSRSAAGAARMINARAETVATSRAYAPSFARRRCLVPADGWYEWVRDPDGRRQPYYMTPVDGSVLAFAGIWSVWEPAGAALLTFSVLTTAAVGELAEVHDRMPLLLPRERWASWLGPADEPAALLAPPAPEWLAGLEIRPVSPAVGDVRNDGPALTARVPLAREEDVTEMTLF; this is encoded by the coding sequence ATGTGCGGGAGGTACGCGACGAGCCGGAGCGCGGGCGACCTGAGCGCGCTGTTCGAGTCGTCCGACGAGACCGGCGACGCGGTCGGCCCGGACTTCAACGTCGCCCCGACCGACCCGGTGCCGCTGGTCCGGCTGGCGCCGGAGGGGCACCGGTTGCTCTCCGTCGGCCGCTGGGGTCTGGTGCCGCACTGGTCCCGTAGCGCGGCCGGGGCCGCCCGCATGATCAACGCCCGGGCGGAGACCGTCGCCACCAGCCGGGCGTACGCCCCGTCCTTCGCCCGCCGGCGCTGCCTGGTCCCCGCCGACGGCTGGTACGAGTGGGTCCGCGACCCGGATGGCCGGCGGCAGCCGTACTACATGACCCCGGTGGACGGCTCGGTGCTGGCCTTCGCGGGCATCTGGTCGGTCTGGGAGCCGGCGGGCGCCGCCCTGCTCACCTTCAGCGTGCTGACCACCGCGGCGGTCGGCGAGCTGGCCGAGGTGCACGACCGCATGCCGCTGCTGCTGCCCCGGGAGCGGTGGGCGTCCTGGCTCGGCCCGGCCGACGAGCCCGCCGCGCTGCTCGCCCCGCCCGCTCCGGAGTGGCTCGCCGGGCTGGAGATCCGGCCGGTCTCCCCGGCGGTCGGTGACGTCCGCAACGACGGTCCCGCGCTCACCGCCCGGGTCCCGCTCGCCCGCGAGGAGGATGTTACGGAAATGACGCTGTTCTGA
- the aroA gene encoding 3-phosphoshikimate 1-carboxyvinyltransferase, with product MGNLTATRPPQPWTAPTATDPVAATLRLPGSKSMTARALVLGALASGPSTLDRPLRARDTELMAGGLRELGAHVSISDDERWLVRPHRLVGPAHIDVGLAGTVMRFLPPVCGLAAGRVTFDGDPQARVRPLGPLVGALRSLGVRIDTPATGSLPMAVLGAGRVTGGEVVIDASASSQLVSGLLLAAPRFDRGLVIRHEGPPVPSAPHLRMTVQMLRAAGAAVDDGTPDVWAVEPGPLTGRGWEIEPDLSGAVPFFAAALVTGGEVTLQGWPPSSMQPVEQLRALLTRMGGEVTLTTAGLTVRGTGSVHGLVADLSDVSELTPALTALAMLADSPSRLTGIEHIRGHETDRIAALAQEFGALGADITESADGLEIRPRPLRGGTFRTYADHRMAHAAAVAGLAVPGIEVDDVACTSKTMPEFPALWSGMVTGKS from the coding sequence GTGGGGAATCTGACCGCTACCCGGCCGCCGCAGCCGTGGACCGCACCGACCGCCACCGACCCGGTCGCCGCCACGCTGCGCCTGCCCGGGTCCAAGTCAATGACCGCCCGAGCCCTGGTGCTCGGCGCGCTGGCCAGTGGCCCGTCGACGCTCGACCGGCCACTGCGCGCCCGGGACACCGAGCTGATGGCCGGCGGGCTGCGCGAGCTGGGCGCGCACGTGTCGATCTCCGATGACGAGCGCTGGCTGGTCCGGCCGCACCGGCTGGTCGGCCCCGCCCACATCGACGTCGGCCTGGCCGGCACGGTGATGCGCTTCCTGCCACCGGTGTGCGGTCTCGCCGCGGGCCGGGTCACCTTCGACGGCGACCCGCAGGCCCGGGTCCGCCCGCTCGGCCCGCTGGTCGGGGCGTTGCGCTCCCTCGGCGTACGCATCGACACCCCCGCCACCGGCAGCCTGCCGATGGCGGTCCTCGGCGCCGGCCGGGTCACCGGTGGCGAGGTGGTCATCGACGCCTCCGCCTCCAGCCAGCTCGTCTCCGGGCTGCTGCTGGCCGCGCCCCGCTTCGATCGGGGCCTGGTGATCCGGCACGAGGGGCCGCCGGTGCCGTCCGCGCCGCACCTGCGGATGACCGTGCAGATGCTCCGCGCCGCCGGGGCCGCGGTCGACGACGGCACCCCCGACGTCTGGGCGGTCGAGCCCGGTCCGCTGACCGGGCGGGGCTGGGAGATCGAGCCGGACCTCTCCGGCGCGGTGCCGTTCTTCGCCGCCGCGCTGGTCACCGGTGGCGAGGTGACCCTGCAGGGCTGGCCCCCCAGCAGCATGCAGCCGGTCGAGCAGCTCCGCGCCCTGCTGACCCGGATGGGTGGCGAGGTGACGCTGACCACCGCCGGGCTGACCGTCCGGGGCACCGGCAGCGTGCACGGCCTGGTCGCCGACCTCTCCGACGTCAGCGAGCTGACCCCGGCGCTGACCGCGCTGGCGATGCTCGCCGACTCGCCGTCCCGGCTGACCGGGATCGAGCACATCCGGGGGCACGAGACCGACCGGATCGCCGCGCTGGCGCAGGAGTTCGGCGCGCTCGGCGCGGACATCACCGAGTCCGCCGACGGGCTGGAGATCCGCCCCCGCCCGCTGCGCGGCGGGACCTTCCGGACGTACGCCGACCACCGGATGGCGCACGCCGCGGCGGTGGCCGGGCTGGCCGTCCCCGGCATCGAGGTGGACGACGTGGCGTGCACCTCGAAGACCATGCCGGAGTTCCCGGCACTATGGTCGGGGATGGTGACCGGAAAGAGCTGA